The Carnobacterium mobile DSM 4848 genome includes a window with the following:
- the parE gene encoding DNA topoisomerase IV subunit B: MQRKTEYNDASIQVLEGLEAVRKRPGMYIGSTDTRGLHHLVYEIVDNSVDEALSGYGNEIVVTLHKDDSVSVKDNGRGMPIGMHASGIPTVQVIFTVLHAGGKFGQEGGYKTSGGLHGVGASVVNALSEWLTVTIVRDGIEYKQEFVNGGKPKGTLTKKKNSQKKNGTTVHFKPDATIFSTIKYSYDVLSERLRESAFLLKNLRIELIDERNDQSDVFHYEEGIKEFVAYLNEDKDTLTPVAYFSGENNEIEVEFSFQYNDGYSENILSFVNNVRTKDGGTHESSMKTALTKSFNDYARKVNLLKEKDKNLEGSDFREGLAAIISVRIPEDLLQFEGQTKSKLGTGQARGAVEAVIGEQLGFYLVENGETSQQLIRKALSAREARNAARKAREESRNGKKRKKNDSLLSGKLTPAQSKNAKRNELYLVEGDSAGGSAKQGRDRKFQAILPLRGKVINTEKAKLQDIMKNEEINTMIYTIGAGVGPEFDLAACNYDKIIIMTDADTDGAHIQVLLLTFFYRYMKPLFEAGKIYLAMPPLYKLSKGTGKKEKIAYAWTDDELVDVTKAFGKNYILQRYKGLGEMNAGQLWETTMDPDTRTLIRVRIDDAAQAERRVAVLMGDKVEPRRKWIESHVEFSLEESNSILENEQLMETSELEHKGSAVDGE, encoded by the coding sequence ATGCAAAGAAAAACAGAATACAACGATGCTTCTATTCAAGTCCTAGAAGGGCTAGAGGCTGTACGTAAACGACCAGGAATGTATATTGGTTCTACAGATACAAGAGGATTGCATCATTTGGTTTATGAAATCGTAGATAATTCAGTAGATGAAGCTTTATCTGGCTATGGAAATGAAATCGTAGTGACGTTGCATAAAGACGATAGTGTCAGTGTAAAAGATAACGGACGCGGGATGCCGATAGGGATGCACGCTTCCGGCATTCCAACAGTTCAAGTTATCTTCACGGTATTGCATGCTGGTGGTAAATTCGGACAAGAAGGCGGCTATAAGACTTCTGGCGGGTTACACGGCGTTGGAGCCAGTGTTGTTAATGCACTTTCAGAATGGCTTACGGTTACGATTGTTAGAGATGGTATTGAGTACAAGCAAGAGTTTGTTAATGGTGGAAAACCTAAAGGAACGTTAACGAAGAAAAAAAATAGTCAGAAAAAAAATGGAACAACTGTCCATTTTAAACCAGATGCGACAATTTTTTCTACAATAAAATATTCCTATGATGTTCTTTCTGAACGCTTAAGAGAATCAGCTTTTCTATTAAAAAACCTTCGAATTGAATTGATTGATGAACGAAATGACCAATCAGATGTTTTTCATTATGAAGAAGGAATAAAAGAATTTGTAGCTTATTTAAATGAGGATAAAGATACCCTTACCCCTGTAGCTTATTTTTCAGGAGAGAATAATGAGATTGAAGTAGAATTTTCTTTCCAATACAATGATGGCTATTCCGAAAATATTTTGTCTTTTGTTAATAATGTCAGAACAAAAGACGGCGGAACTCATGAATCTAGTATGAAAACAGCTTTAACAAAGAGCTTTAATGACTATGCTCGTAAGGTCAATTTGTTAAAAGAAAAAGACAAAAATCTGGAAGGCAGCGATTTTAGAGAAGGATTGGCGGCAATCATCTCTGTACGTATTCCTGAAGACTTGCTTCAGTTTGAAGGGCAAACGAAGAGCAAGCTAGGTACAGGACAGGCCCGTGGAGCAGTTGAAGCAGTAATCGGCGAACAATTAGGTTTTTACTTAGTAGAGAATGGAGAAACAAGCCAACAATTGATTCGCAAAGCTCTTTCAGCAAGAGAAGCACGAAACGCGGCTAGAAAAGCACGGGAAGAAAGCCGAAATGGGAAAAAACGGAAAAAGAATGATTCGCTGTTATCAGGAAAACTCACACCAGCGCAAAGCAAAAATGCGAAGCGAAATGAATTGTATTTAGTCGAAGGAGATTCAGCTGGAGGTTCTGCAAAACAAGGACGGGACCGTAAATTCCAAGCGATTTTACCCTTACGCGGAAAAGTCATCAATACTGAAAAAGCGAAATTACAAGACATTATGAAAAATGAAGAAATCAATACTATGATTTATACGATTGGTGCCGGAGTAGGGCCAGAGTTTGATTTAGCAGCTTGTAATTACGATAAAATTATTATCATGACAGATGCCGATACGGATGGGGCTCATATTCAAGTGTTATTATTGACGTTTTTCTACCGATATATGAAACCTTTATTTGAAGCCGGAAAAATTTATTTAGCGATGCCGCCCTTATATAAATTATCAAAGGGAACTGGGAAAAAAGAAAAAATTGCTTATGCTTGGACTGATGACGAATTGGTCGATGTGACGAAAGCTTTTGGCAAGAATTATATTTTGCAGCGGTATAAAGGATTAGGAGAAATGAATGCTGGGCAACTGTGGGAAACGACCATGGACCCAGACACTAGAACGCTTATCCGTGTCAGAATCGATGATGCTGCTCAAGCTGAACGCCGTGTAGCTGTTTTAATGGGAGATAAAGTTGAACCGCGTCGTAAGTGGATCGAATCTCATGTGGAGTTTTCGCTTGAAGAAAGCAACAGTATATTGGAAAACGAACAGCTAATGGAAACATCAGAATTAGAACATAAAGGAAGTGCTGTAGATGGAGAATAG
- the plsY gene encoding glycerol-3-phosphate 1-O-acyltransferase PlsY, with protein sequence MFITAYLLGSIPSGVWIGKKIYGKDIRNYGSGNSGTTNTFRVLGIKAGILVLFADVLKGTLAASLPYLLHSDLNPMVVGLGAIIGHTFPVFAQFKGGKAVATSAGVLLAYNPSFFIYCVLLFLVILFFSRMVSFSSMLSLLIITPSTLLTNDWILTTIAALLTIFIIYRHKDNIKRIRTGTESKVPFGFGYKKDSK encoded by the coding sequence ATGTTCATTACAGCCTATTTACTCGGTTCCATTCCATCTGGAGTATGGATAGGCAAAAAAATCTACGGAAAAGACATCCGGAATTATGGCAGTGGAAACTCTGGAACGACGAATACTTTTCGGGTTTTAGGAATAAAAGCTGGAATTCTTGTTTTGTTTGCTGATGTTTTAAAAGGAACTCTTGCAGCTAGTCTGCCTTACTTGCTCCATTCTGATCTTAATCCAATGGTGGTAGGACTCGGAGCAATCATAGGACACACCTTCCCTGTTTTTGCGCAATTTAAAGGTGGCAAAGCCGTAGCAACGAGTGCCGGTGTACTATTAGCCTATAACCCGTCATTTTTTATTTATTGTGTGTTGTTGTTTTTGGTTATTTTATTTTTTTCACGTATGGTCAGTTTTTCCAGCATGCTTTCCTTGCTGATTATAACACCCTCTACTCTTTTAACAAATGACTGGATTTTAACAACTATTGCTGCACTCTTAACTATTTTTATTATTTACCGACATAAAGACAATATAAAAAGAATACGCACGGGTACAGAAAGTAAGGTTCCATTCGGTTTCGGTTATAAAAAAGATTCCAAGTAA
- a CDS encoding aldose 1-epimerase family protein has product MITLENQYLVVTVSEKGAELTSVKNKENQIEYLWQGDPSFWKRQAPVLFPFVGRLKNDQYEYNNKTYHMSQHGFARDYIFNVTHQSESEVALELTASEATKEHYPFDFRLTLTYSLEKQTIRVAYRVENLNHQEKMYFSIGGHPGFNIPLTNETSFEDYYLSFLPKRSRTLIPLKGSYLDLENRTLGQTNTDIALRRALFDQDALIYETKNKNTFSIRSDKTPHGIAVSFENFPYVGIWSPAKQDAPLVCIEPWFGIADATDASGKLEEKMGIQLLEPNGQFNCHYDITIE; this is encoded by the coding sequence GTGATCACATTAGAAAATCAATATCTAGTCGTTACTGTTTCTGAAAAAGGGGCAGAATTAACTAGTGTCAAAAACAAAGAAAACCAGATTGAATATTTATGGCAAGGAGATCCTTCTTTCTGGAAAAGGCAAGCTCCGGTTTTATTTCCTTTTGTCGGCCGGTTAAAAAATGACCAATATGAATACAATAATAAGACTTATCATATGTCACAACATGGCTTTGCCAGAGATTATATTTTTAATGTGACCCATCAAAGTGAATCTGAAGTAGCTTTAGAATTAACAGCAAGTGAAGCTACTAAAGAACATTACCCATTTGATTTCCGTTTGACGCTGACCTACTCGTTAGAAAAGCAGACGATTAGAGTAGCTTATCGAGTAGAAAATTTAAACCATCAAGAAAAGATGTATTTTTCAATCGGAGGACATCCGGGATTTAATATTCCTTTAACGAATGAGACTTCTTTTGAAGACTATTACTTGAGTTTTCTTCCTAAACGCTCAAGAACACTTATCCCATTGAAAGGTTCCTATTTGGATCTCGAAAACCGGACATTGGGGCAGACAAATACAGACATTGCTTTGAGAAGAGCTTTATTTGATCAAGATGCTTTAATTTATGAGACAAAGAATAAAAATACTTTTTCTATTCGCTCTGATAAAACACCGCATGGAATTGCTGTTTCTTTTGAGAATTTCCCTTATGTAGGGATTTGGTCTCCTGCTAAACAGGATGCTCCGTTAGTTTGTATTGAACCCTGGTTTGGAATTGCTGATGCAACTGATGCAAGCGGGAAATTAGAAGAAAAAATGGGAATACAGCTATTGGAACCGAATGGACAATTTAATTGTCACTACGACATCACAATCGAGTAA
- the hslU gene encoding ATP-dependent protease ATPase subunit HslU, which produces MNTLENMTPREIVAELDNYIIGQTNAKKSVAVALRNRYRRLQLDEDFQKDITPKNILMIGPTGVGKTEIARRLATIVKAPFIKVEATKFTEVGYIGRDVESMVRDLVEAAILLVEKRQYSSVYIKAEKIAIDRLAKILVPGIKKEKKETAAPNPFEAMLKGMGLNPSADSEEDDETETEVPESISINRETIKQQIRDGLLDNREVTIAVEESKKTMNSPMNASLEQMGIDLNDTLGALRPKNKVKRSVTVREALDILIQEESEKLVNREDIHAEAITLAQNSGIIFIDEFDKITSRSSNSGEVSREGVQRDILPIVEGSQVTTKYGTIQTDHILFIASGAFHVSKPSDLIPELQGRFPIRVELDDLSKEDFVKILTEPNNALVKQYVALLETDNIEVTFTFEAIEQLADIAYRVNQETDNIGARRLHTILERLLEDLLFEAPDMQMGEITITQNYVNEKIAHIVEDKDLSRYIL; this is translated from the coding sequence ATGAATACTTTAGAAAATATGACACCCAGAGAAATTGTTGCAGAATTAGACAATTATATTATTGGACAAACCAACGCAAAAAAATCAGTTGCTGTAGCTTTACGCAATCGGTACCGTCGTTTGCAACTAGATGAAGATTTCCAAAAAGATATTACACCTAAAAATATATTGATGATTGGGCCAACAGGGGTAGGGAAAACAGAAATTGCGCGCCGTTTAGCTACGATTGTTAAAGCACCTTTTATTAAAGTAGAAGCTACTAAATTTACTGAAGTAGGGTATATTGGTCGTGATGTAGAATCGATGGTACGCGATTTAGTTGAAGCAGCGATTTTGCTGGTTGAAAAGCGTCAATATTCAAGTGTGTATATAAAAGCTGAAAAAATAGCCATTGATCGCTTAGCTAAAATCTTAGTGCCAGGTATTAAAAAAGAGAAAAAAGAAACAGCTGCGCCTAATCCATTTGAAGCTATGCTGAAAGGTATGGGATTGAATCCAAGTGCAGATAGCGAAGAAGATGATGAAACTGAAACAGAAGTTCCAGAATCTATTTCGATAAACCGGGAAACCATTAAACAACAAATTCGTGATGGTTTATTAGATAACAGAGAAGTGACGATTGCTGTTGAAGAAAGCAAAAAAACAATGAACTCTCCTATGAATGCCAGTTTAGAACAAATGGGTATTGATTTGAATGATACATTAGGAGCTTTACGTCCAAAAAATAAAGTAAAGCGCTCCGTAACAGTTAGAGAAGCTCTTGATATTTTAATTCAAGAAGAATCAGAAAAATTAGTTAACCGAGAAGATATCCATGCTGAAGCTATCACATTAGCTCAAAATTCTGGAATTATCTTCATCGATGAATTTGACAAGATCACATCTAGAAGCAGCAACTCAGGGGAAGTATCTCGTGAAGGTGTTCAACGTGACATATTGCCGATTGTTGAAGGCTCACAAGTGACTACAAAATATGGAACGATCCAAACAGATCATATCCTGTTTATTGCTTCAGGTGCTTTCCACGTATCTAAACCGAGTGATTTAATTCCGGAATTACAAGGACGTTTTCCAATTCGTGTAGAACTAGATGATCTGTCAAAAGAAGACTTTGTTAAAATTTTAACAGAACCGAATAACGCGTTGGTTAAACAATATGTTGCTTTATTAGAGACAGACAATATTGAAGTAACCTTTACTTTTGAAGCCATTGAGCAGCTAGCAGATATTGCTTATCGGGTAAACCAAGAAACGGATAACATCGGAGCTCGTCGTTTACACACGATTTTAGAAAGACTATTGGAAGATCTGTTATTTGAAGCACCAGATATGCAAATGGGAGAAATCACGATCACGCAAAATTATGTCAATGAAAAAATTGCCCATATCGTTGAAGATAAAGATTTAAGCCGATACATTTTATAA
- the hslV gene encoding ATP-dependent protease subunit HslV, producing MTTFHATTIFAIQHNGACAMSGDGQVTMGESVIMKGTARKVRRIYNDKVLVGFAGSVADAFTLEEKFEAKLNEYKGNLTRAAVELAQEWRTDRALQKLEALLIVMNKDEMLLVSGSGEVIQPDDGILAIGSGGNFALSAGRALKKYGKDLTAAEIAEESLNVAADICVYTNHNIVVEEL from the coding sequence ATGACAACATTTCATGCTACAACGATTTTTGCAATCCAACACAACGGGGCTTGTGCCATGTCAGGAGACGGACAAGTCACGATGGGTGAAAGTGTCATTATGAAAGGCACAGCTCGTAAAGTGCGCCGAATCTACAATGATAAAGTACTAGTTGGTTTTGCTGGAAGCGTAGCCGATGCATTTACTTTAGAAGAAAAATTTGAAGCAAAATTAAATGAATACAAAGGTAATTTAACGCGTGCTGCAGTTGAATTAGCACAAGAATGGCGGACAGACCGAGCGCTTCAAAAATTAGAAGCTTTGCTGATTGTGATGAATAAAGATGAGATGTTGCTCGTTTCAGGTTCAGGCGAAGTTATCCAACCAGATGATGGTATCTTAGCGATTGGCTCCGGTGGGAATTTTGCTCTTTCTGCAGGACGAGCATTAAAAAAATATGGCAAGGACCTAACTGCAGCAGAAATTGCAGAAGAAAGTTTAAATGTAGCTGCAGATATTTGTGTTTATACTAACCACAACATCGTTGTTGAAGAATTATAA
- the xerC gene encoding tyrosine recombinase XerC produces the protein MDNLEMKEVFLRYLITERHYSELTKKAYEEDITEFSDFLAATGDTQYEKVTLQDVRIFLGELSQRELSRNTISRKISSLRAFYQFLLKNQAVTENPFSYIHLKKKTLRLPRFFYEKEMDALFQAVKGEKPLDFRNEALLEVLYGTGIRLSECKNIQLKDIDFDLSVVLIHGKGNKERYVPFGHYAAVALQEYLRKGRSLLMTKYHKEHDYLFVNQYGDQLSASGIEYILNQIIKKSSLTADIHPHMLRHTFATHLLNNGADLRTVQELLGHASLSSTQIYAHVTKEHLQKNYRQFHPRA, from the coding sequence TTGGATAATTTGGAAATGAAAGAAGTTTTTTTGCGGTATTTGATTACTGAACGTCATTATTCTGAGCTCACTAAAAAAGCATATGAAGAAGATATTACTGAATTTTCAGATTTCTTAGCGGCAACTGGTGACACTCAATACGAAAAGGTCACTTTACAAGATGTTCGCATTTTTTTGGGAGAATTGAGCCAACGAGAATTAAGCCGTAATACCATTTCAAGAAAAATATCAAGCCTGAGAGCATTCTATCAATTTCTTTTAAAAAATCAAGCTGTAACGGAAAATCCGTTTTCTTATATCCATTTAAAAAAGAAAACGCTTCGTTTGCCTCGATTTTTTTATGAAAAAGAGATGGATGCTTTATTTCAAGCTGTTAAAGGAGAAAAGCCGCTTGATTTTCGGAATGAAGCTCTTTTAGAGGTTCTTTATGGAACAGGAATAAGGCTCAGTGAATGTAAAAACATTCAATTAAAAGATATCGATTTTGATTTAAGTGTCGTTTTGATCCATGGGAAAGGCAACAAAGAACGTTACGTTCCGTTTGGTCATTATGCAGCTGTCGCTTTACAAGAGTACCTTAGAAAAGGGCGTTCTCTGTTAATGACAAAATACCATAAAGAACATGACTATCTATTTGTGAACCAATATGGCGATCAACTATCGGCTTCAGGAATTGAATATATTTTGAATCAGATTATAAAAAAGAGCAGTTTAACTGCGGATATTCACCCTCATATGTTAAGGCATACTTTTGCTACTCATCTATTAAATAATGGAGCAGATCTGCGGACCGTTCAAGAATTGTTGGGTCATGCCAGTTTGTCTTCCACGCAAATCTATGCACACGTGACAAAAGAACATTTACAAAAAAATTATCGTCAGTTTCATCCACGTGCTTAA